One part of the Arabidopsis thaliana chromosome 1 sequence genome encodes these proteins:
- the NIP3;1 gene encoding NOD26-like intrinsic protein 3;1 (NOD26-like intrinsic protein 3;1 (NIP3;1); FUNCTIONS IN: transporter activity; INVOLVED IN: transport, transmembrane transport; LOCATED IN: integral to membrane, membrane; CONTAINS InterPro DOMAIN/s: Major intrinsic protein, conserved site (InterPro:IPR022357), Aquaporin (InterPro:IPR012269), Major intrinsic protein (InterPro:IPR000425); BEST Arabidopsis thaliana protein match is: NOD26-like intrinsic protein 1;2 (TAIR:AT4G18910.1); Has 30201 Blast hits to 17322 proteins in 780 species: Archae - 12; Bacteria - 1396; Metazoa - 17338; Fungi - 3422; Plants - 5037; Viruses - 0; Other Eukaryotes - 2996 (source: NCBI BLink).) gives MAEISDITTQTQTVVLDIENYQSIDDSRSSDLSAPLVSVSFVQKLIGEFVGTFTMIFAGCSAIVVNETYGKPVTLPGIALVWGLVVTVMIYSIGHVSGAHFNPAVSIAFASSKKFPFNQVPGYIAAQLLGSTLAAAVLRLVFHLDDDVCSLKGDVYVGTYPSNSNTTSFVMEFIATFNLMFVISAVATDKRATGSFAGIAIGATIVLDILFSGPISGASMNPARSLGPALIWGCYKDLWLYIVSPVIGALSGAWTYGLLRSTKKSYSEIIRPNCNKVSSRDRQEASQDEICVLRVVDPANQNYFICSSPTDINGKCNVTCKLA, from the exons ATGGCTGAGATTTCTGATATTACTACTCAGACACAAACCGTTGTCTTGGACATCGAAAACTATCAATCCATTGATGATTCCCGGTCGTCGGATTTATCCGCTCCTCTTGTGTCCGTATCGTTCGTTCAAAAG TTGATTGGAGAGTTCGTGGGGACATTCACTATGATATTTGCCGGTTGCTCAGCCATCGTGGTAAATGAGACGTATGGCAAACCGGTGACACTTCCCGGTATAGCTTTGGTATGGGGACTAGTCGTAACGGTTATGATCTACTCAATTGGTCATGTCTCTGGTGCACATTTCAACCCTGCTGTTTCTATTGCCTTTGCCTCTTCTAAGAAGTTCCCTTTTAATCAG GTTCCGGGGTACATTGCCGCTCAACTTCTCGGATCGACCTTAGCGGCTGCAGTTCTACGGCTTGTGTTCCATCTAGACGACGATGTTTGTAGCCTCAAAGGCGATGTTTATGTGGGAACATATCCGTCAAACTCAAATACGACCTCGTTCGTAATGGAGTTCATCGCTACTTTCAATCTAATGTTTGTTATATCTGCTGTCGCAACCGATAAACGGGCCACCGGGTCATTCGCTGGAATCGCTATTGGCGCAACCATAGTACTCGACATCCTTTTCTCCGG gCCAATTTCGGGAGCATCTATGAATCCAGCAAGAAGCTTAGGGCCTGCACTTATATGGGGATGTTATAAGGATTTATGGTTATACATAGTTTCACCCGTGATCGGGGCATTATCAGGTGCATGGACTTATGGTTTGTTACGATCGACAAAGAAATCATATAGTGAGATTATTCGTCCAAATTGCAATAAAGTATCTTCGAGAGATCGCCAAGAAGCTTCCCAAGATGAGATTTGTGTTCTACGAGTGGTTGATCCGGCTaatcaaaactattttatatgTTCATCACCTACTGATATCAATGGCAAATGTAATGTTACATGTAAGTTGGCGTGA
- the NIP3;1 gene encoding NOD26-like intrinsic protein 3;1: protein MAEISDITTQTQTVVLDIENYQSIDDSRSSDLSAPLVSVSFVQKLIGEFVGTFTMIFAGCSAIVVNETYGKPVTLPGIALVWGLVVTVMIYSIGHVSGAHFNPAVSIAFASSKKFPFNQANFGSIYESSKKLRACTYMGML from the exons ATGGCTGAGATTTCTGATATTACTACTCAGACACAAACCGTTGTCTTGGACATCGAAAACTATCAATCCATTGATGATTCCCGGTCGTCGGATTTATCCGCTCCTCTTGTGTCCGTATCGTTCGTTCAAAAG TTGATTGGAGAGTTCGTGGGGACATTCACTATGATATTTGCCGGTTGCTCAGCCATCGTGGTAAATGAGACGTATGGCAAACCGGTGACACTTCCCGGTATAGCTTTGGTATGGGGACTAGTCGTAACGGTTATGATCTACTCAATTGGTCATGTCTCTGGTGCACATTTCAACCCTGCTGTTTCTATTGCCTTTGCCTCTTCTAAGAAGTTCCCTTTTAATCAG gCCAATTTCGGGAGCATCTATGAATCCAGCAAGAAGCTTAGGGCCTGCACTTATATGGGGATGTTATAA
- the NIP3;1 gene encoding NOD26-like intrinsic protein 3;1 — MIFAGCSAIVVNETYGKPVTLPGIALVWGLVVTVMIYSIGHVSGAHFNPAVSIAFASSKKFPFNQVPGYIAAQLLGSTLAAAVLRLVFHLDDDVCSLKGDVYVGTYPSNSNTTSFVMEFIATFNLMFVISAVATDKRATGSFAGIAIGATIVLDILFSGPISGASMNPARSLGPALIWGCYKDLWLYIVSPVIGALSGAWTYGLLRSTKKSYSEIIRPNCNKVSSRDRQEASQDEICVLRVVDPANQNYFICSSPTDINGKCNVTCKLA; from the exons ATGATATTTGCCGGTTGCTCAGCCATCGTGGTAAATGAGACGTATGGCAAACCGGTGACACTTCCCGGTATAGCTTTGGTATGGGGACTAGTCGTAACGGTTATGATCTACTCAATTGGTCATGTCTCTGGTGCACATTTCAACCCTGCTGTTTCTATTGCCTTTGCCTCTTCTAAGAAGTTCCCTTTTAATCAG GTTCCGGGGTACATTGCCGCTCAACTTCTCGGATCGACCTTAGCGGCTGCAGTTCTACGGCTTGTGTTCCATCTAGACGACGATGTTTGTAGCCTCAAAGGCGATGTTTATGTGGGAACATATCCGTCAAACTCAAATACGACCTCGTTCGTAATGGAGTTCATCGCTACTTTCAATCTAATGTTTGTTATATCTGCTGTCGCAACCGATAAACGGGCCACCGGGTCATTCGCTGGAATCGCTATTGGCGCAACCATAGTACTCGACATCCTTTTCTCCGG gCCAATTTCGGGAGCATCTATGAATCCAGCAAGAAGCTTAGGGCCTGCACTTATATGGGGATGTTATAAGGATTTATGGTTATACATAGTTTCACCCGTGATCGGGGCATTATCAGGTGCATGGACTTATGGTTTGTTACGATCGACAAAGAAATCATATAGTGAGATTATTCGTCCAAATTGCAATAAAGTATCTTCGAGAGATCGCCAAGAAGCTTCCCAAGATGAGATTTGTGTTCTACGAGTGGTTGATCCGGCTaatcaaaactattttatatgTTCATCACCTACTGATATCAATGGCAAATGTAATGTTACATGTAAGTTGGCGTGA
- a CDS encoding GHMP kinase family protein (GHMP kinase family protein; FUNCTIONS IN: kinase activity, ATP binding; INVOLVED IN: phosphorylation; EXPRESSED IN: 24 plant structures; EXPRESSED DURING: 15 growth stages; CONTAINS InterPro DOMAIN/s: Phosphomevalonate kinase, eukaryotic (InterPro:IPR005916), Phosphomevalonate kinase, ERG8 (InterPro:IPR016005), Ribosomal protein S5 domain 2-type fold (InterPro:IPR020568), GHMP kinase (InterPro:IPR006204), Ribosomal protein S5 domain 2-type fold, subgroup (InterPro:IPR014721).) — MAVVASAPGKVLMTGGYLVLEKPNAGLVLSTNARFYAIVKPINEEVKPESWAWKWTDVKLTSPQLSRESMYKLSLNHLTLQSVSASDSRNPFVEHAIQYAIAAAHLATEKDKESLHKLLLQGLDITILGSNDFYSYRNQIESAGLPLTPESLGTLAPFASITFNAAESNGANSKPEVAKTGLGSSAAMTTAVVAALLHYLGVVDLSDPCKEGKFGCSDLDVIHMIAQTSHCLAQGKVGSGFDVSCAVYGSQRYVRFSPEVLSFAQVAVTGLPLNEVIGTILKGKWDNKRTEFSLPPLMNLFLGEPGSGGSSTPSMVGAVKKWQMSDPEKARENWQNLSDANLELETKLNDLSKLAKDHWDVYLRVIKSCSVLTSEKWVLHATEPINEAIIKELLEAREAMLRIRILMRQMGEAASVPNLNSIHDIRVPQIPHLEQIDFIIIDLEGPWNCR; from the exons ATGGCTGT TGTTGCTTCTGCTCCTGGGAAAGTTTTGATGACTGGAGGCTACCTTGTACTCGAGAAGCCAAATGCAGGGCTTGTGTTGAGTACAAATGCACGGTTTTACGCGATTGTGAAGCCAATCAACGAAGAAGTCAAGCCTGAAAGTTGGGCATGG AAATGGACAGATGTCAAATTAACATCACCACAGCTCTCGAGAGAAAGCATGTATAAACTGTCACTGAATCATTTGACTCTTCAGTCTGTGTCTGCAAG tgATTCAAGAAACCCCTTTGTAGAGCATGCGATACAGTATGCTATAGCTGCTGCTCATTTGGCAACCGAGAAGGACAAAGAATCATTGCACAAACTCTTATTGCAAG GTCTTGATATAACAATATTAGGCTCCAATGACTTTTACTCATATCGGAACCAg ATAGAATCGGCTGGGCTTCCATTGACACCAGAATCGCTGGGTACCCTTGCACCGTTTGCATCAATCACATTCAATGCTGCGGAGTCAAATGGTGCTAATTCCAAGCCTGAAGTAGCAAAAACTGGCTTAGGTTCTTCTGCAGCAATGACAACAGCTGTGGTTGCAGCTCTGTTACATTATCTTGGAGTGGTTGACCTATCTGATCCATGTAAAGAAGGAAAGTTTGGCTGTTCTGATCTAGATGTTATCCATATGATAGCACAAACGTCTCATTGTCTTGCACAAGGGAAGGTCGGAAGTGGGTTTGATGTCAGCTGTGCTGTCTATGGAAGTCAGCGTTATGTTCGCTTCTCTCCAGAAGTCTTGTCATTTGCTCAG GTTGCAGTAACAGGTCTGCCATTAAATGAAGTTATTGGTACAATTTTGAAGGGAAAATGGGACAATAAGAGAACTGAGTTCTCTTTACCACCACTGATGAATCTT TTCCTTGGAGAACCTGGAAGTGGTGGATCCTCCACACCATCAATGGTAGGTGCAGTAAAGAAGTGGCAAATGTCTGATCCAGAGAAGGCACGAGAAAACTGGCAGAATTTGTCAGATGCAAATTTAGAACTGGAAACTAAGCTAAACGATCTGAGCAAATTAGCTAAAGACCACTGGGATGTTTATCTACGAGTCATTAAGTCTTGTAGTGTGCTTACTTCTGAAAAG TGGGTGTTACATGCTACTGAACCAATCAACGAAGCCATTATTAAAGAACTCTTAGAGGCAAGAGAAGCTATGTTGAGGATCAGAATTCTTATGCGTCAGATGGGTGAGGCGGCTAGCGTTCCG AATCTTAACAGCATACATGATATACGGGTTCCACAAATTCCGCATTTAGAACAAATTGACTTCATCATAATTGACCTCGAGGGACCATGGAATTGCAGATAG
- a CDS encoding GHMP kinase family protein (GHMP kinase family protein; FUNCTIONS IN: kinase activity, ATP binding; INVOLVED IN: phosphorylation; EXPRESSED IN: 24 plant structures; EXPRESSED DURING: 15 growth stages; CONTAINS InterPro DOMAIN/s: Phosphomevalonate kinase, eukaryotic (InterPro:IPR005916), Phosphomevalonate kinase, ERG8 (InterPro:IPR016005), Ribosomal protein S5 domain 2-type fold (InterPro:IPR020568), GHMP kinase (InterPro:IPR006204), Ribosomal protein S5 domain 2-type fold, subgroup (InterPro:IPR014721), GHMP kinase, C-terminal (InterPro:IPR013750); Has 314 Blast hits to 303 proteins in 161 species: Archae - 24; Bacteria - 53; Metazoa - 0; Fungi - 150; Plants - 51; Viruses - 0; Other Eukaryotes - 36 (source: NCBI BLink).), translating to MAVVASAPGKVLMTGGYLVLEKPNAGLVLSTNARFYAIVKPINEEVKPESWAWKWTDVKLTSPQLSRESMYKLSLNHLTLQSVSASDSRNPFVEHAIQYAIAAAHLATEKDKESLHKLLLQGLDITILGSNDFYSYRNQIESAGLPLTPESLGTLAPFASITFNAAESNGANSKPEVAKTGLGSSAAMTTAVVAALLHYLGVVDLSDPCKEGKFGCSDLDVIHMIAQTSHCLAQGKVGSGFDVSCAVYGSQRYVRFSPEVLSFAQVAVTGLPLNEVIGTILKGKWDNKRTEFSLPPLMNLFLGEPGSGGSSTPSMVGAVKKWQMSDPEKARENWQNLSDANLELETKLNDLSKLAKDHWDVYLRVIKSCSVLTSEKWVLHATEPINEAIIKELLEAREAMLRIRILMRQMGEAASVPIEPESQTQLLDSTMSAEGVLLAGVPGAGGFDAIFAITLGDSGTKLTQAWSSHNVLALLVREDPHGVCLESGDPRTTCITSGVSSIHLE from the exons ATGGCTGT TGTTGCTTCTGCTCCTGGGAAAGTTTTGATGACTGGAGGCTACCTTGTACTCGAGAAGCCAAATGCAGGGCTTGTGTTGAGTACAAATGCACGGTTTTACGCGATTGTGAAGCCAATCAACGAAGAAGTCAAGCCTGAAAGTTGGGCATGG AAATGGACAGATGTCAAATTAACATCACCACAGCTCTCGAGAGAAAGCATGTATAAACTGTCACTGAATCATTTGACTCTTCAGTCTGTGTCTGCAAG tgATTCAAGAAACCCCTTTGTAGAGCATGCGATACAGTATGCTATAGCTGCTGCTCATTTGGCAACCGAGAAGGACAAAGAATCATTGCACAAACTCTTATTGCAAG GTCTTGATATAACAATATTAGGCTCCAATGACTTTTACTCATATCGGAACCAg ATAGAATCGGCTGGGCTTCCATTGACACCAGAATCGCTGGGTACCCTTGCACCGTTTGCATCAATCACATTCAATGCTGCGGAGTCAAATGGTGCTAATTCCAAGCCTGAAGTAGCAAAAACTGGCTTAGGTTCTTCTGCAGCAATGACAACAGCTGTGGTTGCAGCTCTGTTACATTATCTTGGAGTGGTTGACCTATCTGATCCATGTAAAGAAGGAAAGTTTGGCTGTTCTGATCTAGATGTTATCCATATGATAGCACAAACGTCTCATTGTCTTGCACAAGGGAAGGTCGGAAGTGGGTTTGATGTCAGCTGTGCTGTCTATGGAAGTCAGCGTTATGTTCGCTTCTCTCCAGAAGTCTTGTCATTTGCTCAG GTTGCAGTAACAGGTCTGCCATTAAATGAAGTTATTGGTACAATTTTGAAGGGAAAATGGGACAATAAGAGAACTGAGTTCTCTTTACCACCACTGATGAATCTT TTCCTTGGAGAACCTGGAAGTGGTGGATCCTCCACACCATCAATGGTAGGTGCAGTAAAGAAGTGGCAAATGTCTGATCCAGAGAAGGCACGAGAAAACTGGCAGAATTTGTCAGATGCAAATTTAGAACTGGAAACTAAGCTAAACGATCTGAGCAAATTAGCTAAAGACCACTGGGATGTTTATCTACGAGTCATTAAGTCTTGTAGTGTGCTTACTTCTGAAAAG TGGGTGTTACATGCTACTGAACCAATCAACGAAGCCATTATTAAAGAACTCTTAGAGGCAAGAGAAGCTATGTTGAGGATCAGAATTCTTATGCGTCAGATGGGTGAGGCGGCTAGCGTTCCG ATAGAGCCTGAATCTCAAACTCAACTTTTGGATTCTACAATGAGTGCTGAAGGAGTTCTACTTGCTGGTGTTCCTGGAGCTGGTGGATTTGATGCCATATTTGCAATCACTTTAGGGGATTCCGGCACCAAACTGACCCAGGCATGGAGTTCGCACAATGTTTTGGCCTTGTTGGTGAGAGAAGATCCACATGGCGTTTGCCTAGAAAGTGGTGATCCACGAACCACATGTATTACTTCAGGCGTTTCATCAATTCACCTTGAGTAA
- a CDS encoding Tetratricopeptide repeat (TPR)-like superfamily protein (Tetratricopeptide repeat (TPR)-like superfamily protein; CONTAINS InterPro DOMAIN/s: Pentatricopeptide repeat (InterPro:IPR002885); BEST Arabidopsis thaliana protein match is: Tetratricopeptide repeat (TPR)-like superfamily protein (TAIR:AT5G66520.1); Has 36071 Blast hits to 13961 proteins in 258 species: Archae - 0; Bacteria - 3; Metazoa - 83; Fungi - 93; Plants - 35305; Viruses - 0; Other Eukaryotes - 587 (source: NCBI BLink).) has translation MIKAPILQSLLASRDDLTHNPEVNNFGGKEQECLYLLKRCHNIDEFKQVHARFIKLSLFYSSSFSASSVLAKCAHSGWENSMNYAASIFRGIDDPCTFDFNTMIRGYVNVMSFEEALCFYNEMMQRGNEPDNFTYPCLLKACTRLKSIREGKQIHGQVFKLGLEADVFVQNSLINMYGRCGEMELSSAVFEKLESKTAASWSSMVSARAGMGMWSECLLLFRGMCSETNLKAEESGMVSALLACANTGALNLGMSIHGFLLRNISELNIIVQTSLVDMYVKCGCLDKALHIFQKMEKRNNLTYSAMISGLALHGEGESALRMFSKMIKEGLEPDHVVYVSVLNACSHSGLVKEGRRVFAEMLKEGKVEPTAEHYGCLVDLLGRAGLLEEALETIQSIPIEKNDVIWRTFLSQCRVRQNIELGQIAAQELLKLSSHNPGDYLLISNLYSQGQMWDDVARTRTEIAIKGLKQTPGFSIVELKGKTHRFVSQDRSHPKCKEIYKMLHQMEWQLKFEGYSPDLTQILLNVDEEEKKERLKGHSQKVAIAFGLLYTPPGSIIKIARNLRMCSDCHTYTKKISMIYEREIVVRDRNRFHLFKGGTCSCKDYW, from the coding sequence ATGATCAAGGCACCAATTCTACAGTCTCTATTGGCTTCTAGAGACGATTTAACTCATAACCCAGAAGTCAACAACTTTGGAGGGAAAGAGCAAGAATGTTTATACCTCTTGAAGAGATGCCACAACATAGACGAGTTCAAGCAAGTTCACGCCAGATTCATCAAGCTAAGTTTGttctattcttcttcattctcagcCAGCAGCGTTCTCGCAAAATGCGCTCACTCGGGATGGGAGAACAGTATGAATTACGCAGCTTCCATATTCAGAGGCATAGATGATCCTTGTACCTTTGATTTCAATACAATGATTAGAGGGTATGTTAACGTAATGAGTTTCGAGGAAGCATTGTGTTTTTACAATGAGATGATGCAGAGAGGGAATGAGCCAGATAATTTCACGTACCCGTGTCTTCTCAAGGCTTGCACTCGTTTGAAGTCAATTCGAGAAGGGAAGCAGATTCATGGGCAAGTGTTTAAGCTCGGTCTTGAAGCTGACGTGTTTGTTCAGAATAGTTTGATCAATATGTATGGAAGATGTGGAGAGATGGAACTTTCTTCTGCGGTTTTTGAGAAACTGGAATCTAAAACAGCTGCGTCGTGGAGCTCGATGGTCTCTGCTCGTGCAGGCATGGGAATGTGGAGCGAATGCTTGTTACTATTCCGTGGAATGTGTAGCGAAACGAATTTGAAGGCGGAAGAAAGTGGAATGGTTAGTGCTCTCTTAGCTTGTGCCAACACCGGTGCACTCAATCTAGGAATGAGCATCCATGGCTTCCTGTTGAGAAACATAAGCGAACTCAACATAATAGTCCAAACTTCACTAGTAGATATGTACGTTAAATGCGGGTGCTTAGACAAAGCGTTGCATATATTTCAGAAGATGGAAAAGAGGAATAATTTGACTTACAGTGCAATGATCTCAGGACTTGCGTTGCACGGAGAAGGAGAATCAGCTTTAAGAATGTTCTCTAAGATGATCAAAGAAGGTTTAGAACCAGATCATGTTGTGTATGTCAGTGTTCTCAATGCATGTAGTCACTCTGGTCTTGTTAAAGAAGGTCGTCGAGTCTTCGCAGAAATGTTAAAGGAAGGTAAGGTGGAGCCAACGGCTGAGCATTACGGCTGTCTTGTAGATCTTCTGGGAAGAGCCGGATTGCTCGAGGAAGCATTGGAGACTATCCAAAGCATACCAATTGAGAAAAATGATGTTATCTGGAGAACCTTCTTAAGTCAATGCAGAGTTCGTCAGAACATTGAGCTAGGCCAAATAGCAGCTCAAGAACTGCTTAAGCTAAGCTCACACAACCCAGGTGACTATTTGCTGATCTCTAACTTGTATTCACAAGGTCAAATGTGGGATGATGTAGCCAGAACTCGAACAGAAATCGCTATCAAGGGTTTGAAACAAACCCCGGGTTTTAGCATCGTCGAGCTAAAAGGTAAAACCCACAGGTTCGTTTCACAAGATCGATCGCACCCAAAATGCAAAGAAATCTACAAGATGCTACACCAGATGGAATGGCAACTAAAATTCGAAGGATATTCACCAGACTTGACACAGATATTGCTAAacgtagatgaagaagaaaagaaagagagattaaaaGGACACAGCCAAAAGGTGGCTATTGCCTTTGGACTATTGTATACACCTCCAGGGTCTATCATTAAAATAGCTAGAAACCTGAGGATGTGTAGTGACTGTCACacatatacaaagaaaatctCCATGATCTACGAAAGAGAGATTGTTGTAAGAGACAGAAACAGGTTTCACCTGTTTAAAGGTGGAACTTGTTCTTGTAAAGATTATTGGTAG